In Cryptomeria japonica chromosome 10, Sugi_1.0, whole genome shotgun sequence, a genomic segment contains:
- the LOC131050896 gene encoding elongation factor 2, giving the protein MVKFTAEELRRIMDLKHNIRNMSVIAHVDHGKSTLTDSLVAAAGIIAQEVAGDVRMTDTRADEAERGITIKSTGISLYYEMTAESLKSFTGERMGNEYLINLIDSPGHVDFSSEVTAALRITDGALVVVDCIEGVCVQTETVLRQALGERIRPVLTVNKMDRCFLELQVEGEEAYQTFLRVIENANVIMATYEDPLLGDCQVYPEKGTVAFSAGLHGWAFTLTNFAKMYASKFKVDEAKMMERLWGENFFDPSTKKWTTKNTGAPTCKRGFVQFIYEPIKQIINICMNDQKDKLWPMLQKLGVVMKSDEKELAGKALMKRVMQTWLPASSALLEMMIFHLPSPSKAQRYRVENLYEGPLDDVYATAIRNCDPEGPLMLYVSKMIPASDKGRFFAFGRVFSGKVSTGVKVRIMGPNYVPGQKKDLYTKSVQRTVIWMGKKQESVEDVPCGNTVALVGLDQFITKNATLTNEKEVDAHPIRAMKFSVSPVVRVAVQCKVASDLPKLVEGLKRLAKSDPMVVCTIEESGEHIIAGAGELHLEICLKDLQDDFMGGAEIVVSDPVVSFRETVLEKSVRTVMSKSPNKHNRLYFEARPLEEGLPEAIDDGRIGPRDDPKARAKILSEEFGWDKDLAKKIWCFGPETTGPNMVVDMCKGVQYLNEIKDSVVAAFQWASKEGALAEENMRGICFEVCDVVLHTDAIHRGGGQIIPTARRVMYASQLTAKPRLLEPVYLVEIQAPEQALGGIYGVLNQKRGHVFEEMQRPGTPLYNIKAYLPVIESFGFSGTLRAATSGQAFPQCVFDHWDMMGSDPLEHGTQAEKLVLDIRKRKGLKEQMTPLSEFEDKL; this is encoded by the exons ATG GTGAAGTTCACAGCTGAAGAACTCCGTAGGATTATGGACTTGAAACATAATATACGAAATATGTCTGTTATTGCCCATGTCGACCATG GGAAGTCTACACTTACTGATTCTTTAGTGGCAGCAGCTGGTATCATTGCTCAAGAAGTTGCCGGTGATGTTAGAATGACTGATACTCGTGCAGATGAAGCTGAACGTGGTATCACCATTAAGTCAACAGGCATCTCCTTGTATTATGAGATGACAGCTGAGTCTCTTAAGAGTTTCACGGGGGAGAGAATGGGCAATGAATATTTGATCAATCTGATTGATTCTCCAGGGCACGTTGACTTCTCTTCTGAGGTCACAGCAGCCCTGCGTATCACAGATGGTGCATTAGTTGTGGTAGATTGTATTGAAGGAGTTTGTGTACAGACTGAGACTGTTCTTCGACAGGCTCTTGGAGAAAGAATTAGGCCAGTTCTTACTGTTAACAAGATGGATAGATGTTTCCTTGAGTTGCAGGTTGAAGGAGAGGAAGCTTATCAGACATTTCTTAGAGTGATCGAAAATGCAAACGTGATTATGGCTACCTATGAAGATCCTCTTCTTGGTGATTGCCAAGTTTATCCAGAGAAAGGTACAGTTGCTTTCTCAGCTGGTCTGCATGGGTGggctttcactttgacaaattttgCCAAAATGTATGCGTCAAAGTTTAAAGTTGATGAAGCCAAGATGATGGAAAGACTGTGGGGTGAGAACTTTTTTGACCCAAGTACCAAAAAGTGGACAACAAAGAACACAGGAGCTCCTACTTGCAAAagaggttttgttcagtttatataTGAACCGATTAAgcagattataaacatttgtatgaATGATCAGAAGGATAAGTTATGGCCAATGTTGCAGAAACTGGGAGTTGTTATGAAGAGTGATGAGAAGGAACTAGCGGGGAAGGCCCTAATGAAACGTGTTATGCAAACCTGGCTACCTGCGAGCAGTGCTTTACTTGAGATGATGATTTTCCATCTTCCATCTCCATCAAAAGCACAGAGATACCGTGTAGAGAACTTGTATGAAGGTCCTCTTGATGATGTGTATGCAACTGCAATTAGAAATTGTGACCCTGAAGGACCATTAATGTTGTATGTTTCAAAGATGATTCCCGCCTCTGACAAGGGGCGTTTTTTTGCCTTTGGTCGGGTTTTTTCAGGGAAGGTATCTACAGGAGTGAAGGTTAGGATCATGGGTCCTAACTATGTGCCTGGTCAGAAGAAGGACTTGTATACGAAAAGTGTCCAGAGGACTGTCATTTGGATGGGTAAAAAACAAGAATCAGTTGAGGATGTCCCCTGTGGAAATACAGTGGCTTTGGTTGGGTTAGATCAGTTCATTACTAAGAATGCTACTCTGACTAATGAGAAGGAGGTTGATGCCCATCCAATTAGAGCAATGAAGTTCTCTGTCTCGCCTGTTGTGCGTGTTGCAGTGCAGTGCAAGGTAGCTTCTGACCTTCCAAAGCTTGTCGAAGGGTTGAAGAGGCTTGCTAAGTCAGATCCTATGGTGGTGTGCACAATTGAGGAATCTGGTGAACATATTATTGCTGGAGCAGGAGAACTTCACCTTGAGATTTGCTTGAAGGATTTGCAAGATGATTTTATGGGTGGAGCTGAGATTGTTGTGTCTGATCCTGTTGTCTCATTTAGAGAAACTGTATTGGAGAAGTCGGTCCGTACTGTAATGAGCAAGTCTCCAAATAAACACAACAGGCTTTATTTTGAAGCAAGGCCTCTCGAAGAAGGGCTTCCAGAAGCGATTGATGATGGTCGCATTGGCCCAAGAGATGATCCTAAGGCCCGTGCTAAAATCCTTTCTGAGGAGTTCGGATGGGACAAAGATCTGGCTAAGAAGATTTGGTGTTTTGGGCCTGAAACCACTGGTCCCAACATGGTTGTAGATATGTGTAAGGGAGTTCAGTACTTGAATGAAATTAAGGATTCAGTTGTTGCAGCATTTCAGTGGGCATCCAAGGAAGGTGCTCTTGCAGAGGAGAACATGCGTGGCATTTGCTTTGAGGTTTGTGATGTTGTTTTACATACTGATGCCATTCATAGAGGAGGTGGCCAGATTATTCCAACAGCCAGAAGGGTTATGTATGCTTCTCAGCTAACTGCTAAACCAAGGCTTCTGGAGCCAGTATATCTTGTAGAAATTCAGGCTCCTGAACAGGCACTTGGAGGTATTTATGGTGTGCTGAATCAGAAGAGGGGCCATGTGTTTGAGGAAATGCAGAGGCCAGGAACTCCGCTCTACAATATTAAGGCATATTTGCCAGTCATAGAGTCATTTGGGTTCTCTGGCACTCTCCGAGCAGCAACTTCTGGTCAGGCTTTCCCTCAATGTGTGTTTGATCACTGGGATATGATGGGCTCTGATCCACTGGAGCATGGTACTCAAGCTGAGAAGCTTGTTCTTGATATCCGTAAGAGAAAGGGTCTGAAGGAGCAAATGACGCCATTGTCAGAGTTTGAGGATAAGCTGTAA